The following proteins come from a genomic window of Pseudomonas sp. J452:
- the hemA gene encoding glutamyl-tRNA reductase, which yields MAFIALGINHKTASVDVRERVAFTPEQLVEALQQLCRVTPSREAAILSTCNRSELYLEQEQLSADEVLQWLADYHRLNLADLRACAYIHSDNEAVRHMMRVASGLDSMVLGEPQILGQMKSAYAVAREAGTVGPLLGRLFQATFSTAKTVRTDTAIGENPVSVAFAAVSLAKQIFADLHRSQALLIGAGETISLVARHLHDQGIKRIVVANRTLERASSLAEQFGAHAILLADIPDELINSDIVISSTASQLPILGKGAVERALKKRRHKPIFMVDIAVPRDIEPEVGELDDVYLYTVDDLHEVIEENLKSRQDAAQAAEQLVSAGADDFMLRLRALAAVDVLKTYRQQAERLRDEELAKAQRLLNNGTPAEDVLAQLARGLTNKLLHAPSVQLKKISADGRLDALAVAQELFALDEGEPKS from the coding sequence ATGGCTTTTATCGCCCTTGGCATCAACCACAAGACCGCTTCGGTGGACGTTCGCGAGCGCGTGGCGTTTACCCCTGAGCAGCTGGTCGAGGCCTTGCAGCAGCTGTGTCGCGTCACCCCTAGTCGGGAGGCGGCGATCCTCTCCACTTGCAACCGCAGCGAGCTGTACCTGGAGCAGGAGCAGCTGTCGGCGGACGAAGTGTTGCAGTGGCTGGCCGACTATCACCGCCTGAACCTCGCCGATCTGCGCGCCTGTGCCTATATACACAGCGACAACGAAGCGGTGCGGCACATGATGCGCGTCGCCTCCGGCCTGGACTCCATGGTCCTCGGCGAGCCGCAGATCCTCGGCCAGATGAAGTCCGCCTACGCCGTGGCGCGTGAGGCTGGTACCGTCGGCCCGCTGCTCGGTCGCCTGTTCCAGGCCACCTTCAGCACCGCCAAGACCGTGCGCACCGACACCGCCATCGGCGAGAACCCGGTGTCCGTGGCTTTCGCCGCGGTCAGCCTGGCCAAGCAGATCTTCGCCGACCTGCACCGCAGCCAGGCCCTGCTGATCGGCGCCGGTGAGACCATCAGCCTGGTTGCCCGTCACCTGCATGACCAGGGCATCAAGCGCATCGTCGTCGCCAATCGCACCCTGGAGCGCGCCAGCTCGCTGGCCGAGCAGTTCGGCGCGCATGCCATCCTGCTGGCCGATATTCCCGACGAGCTGATCAACAGCGATATCGTCATCAGTTCCACCGCCAGCCAGTTGCCGATCCTCGGCAAGGGCGCGGTGGAGCGGGCGCTGAAGAAGCGCCGGCACAAGCCGATCTTCATGGTCGATATCGCCGTGCCGCGCGACATCGAACCGGAAGTCGGCGAGCTGGACGACGTCTATTTGTATACCGTCGACGACCTGCACGAGGTCATCGAGGAAAACCTCAAGAGTCGCCAGGATGCCGCCCAGGCTGCCGAGCAGTTGGTTAGCGCCGGCGCCGACGACTTCATGCTGCGCCTGCGTGCGCTGGCTGCGGTGGATGTGCTGAAAACCTACCGCCAGCAGGCCGAGCGCCTGCGTGACGAGGAGCTGGCCAAGGCTCAGCGCCTGCTGAACAACGGTACGCCGGCCGAAGACGTCCTCGCCCAGCTGGCCCGTGGCCTGACCAACAAGCTGCTGCATGCGCCCAGCGTGCAACTGAAGAAAATCTCCGCCGACGGCCGCCTCGATGCGCTGGCCGTGGCCCAGGAACTTTTTGCCCTCGACGAGGGCGAGCCGAAATCATGA
- the prfA gene encoding peptide chain release factor 1, with protein MKASLLNKLDILQDRYEELTALLGDGEVISNQTQFRAYSKEYAEVEPVILAYREFCKVQGDLAGAQALLKDSDPDLREMAEEEVASARAQLEELEGRLQRMLLPKDPKDGRNVFLEIRAGTGGDEAAIFSGDLFRMYSRYAERQGWRVEILSENPGEHGGFKEVIARVEGDNVYAKLKFESGAHRVQRVPETESQGRIHTSACTVAMLPEPDEQAAIEINPADLRVDTYRASGAGGQHINKTDSAVRITHLPTGMVVECQEERSQHKNRARALAWLAAKLQDQQDAAAHKEISETRKLLVGSGDRSERIRTYNFPQGRVTDHRINLTLYCLDDVLSGGVEAVIEPLLQEFQADQLAALGD; from the coding sequence ATGAAAGCGTCACTGTTGAACAAGCTGGACATCCTCCAGGACCGCTACGAGGAACTTACCGCGCTGCTTGGCGACGGCGAAGTGATCAGCAACCAGACCCAGTTCCGCGCCTATTCCAAGGAATATGCCGAGGTCGAGCCGGTGATCCTCGCCTACCGCGAGTTCTGCAAGGTGCAGGGCGACCTCGCCGGCGCCCAGGCGCTGCTCAAGGACAGCGACCCGGATCTGCGTGAGATGGCCGAGGAAGAAGTCGCGAGCGCCCGTGCGCAGCTGGAAGAACTGGAAGGCCGCCTGCAGCGCATGCTGCTGCCGAAAGACCCCAAGGACGGGCGCAATGTGTTTCTCGAAATCCGCGCCGGTACCGGCGGCGACGAGGCGGCGATCTTCTCCGGAGACCTGTTCCGCATGTATTCGCGCTATGCCGAGCGCCAGGGCTGGCGCGTCGAGATCCTCTCGGAGAACCCCGGCGAGCATGGCGGCTTCAAGGAAGTGATCGCCCGCGTCGAGGGCGACAATGTTTACGCCAAGCTCAAGTTCGAGTCCGGCGCCCACCGCGTGCAGCGCGTGCCGGAAACCGAGTCCCAGGGCCGCATCCACACCTCGGCCTGCACCGTGGCAATGTTGCCCGAGCCGGACGAACAGGCGGCGATCGAGATCAACCCGGCCGACCTGCGCGTCGATACCTACCGCGCCTCGGGCGCCGGTGGGCAGCACATCAACAAGACCGACTCGGCGGTGCGTATCACCCACCTGCCGACCGGCATGGTGGTCGAGTGCCAGGAAGAACGCTCGCAGCACAAGAACCGCGCCCGCGCCCTGGCCTGGCTGGCGGCCAAACTGCAGGACCAGCAGGATGCCGCTGCGCACAAGGAAATCTCCGAGACGCGCAAGCTGCTGGTTGGCTCCGGCGACCGCTCCGAGCGCATCCGCACCTACAACTTTCCCCAGGGGCGGGTCACCGACCACCGCATCAACCTGACCCTCTACTGCCTGGACGACGTTCTGTCTGGTGGCGTGGAAGCGGTGATCGAGCCGTTGCTGCAGGAATTCCAGGCCGACCAGCTGGCCGCCCTGGGCGATTGA
- the prmC gene encoding peptide chain release factor N(5)-glutamine methyltransferase, with amino-acid sequence MVTIQSLLDSADLPDSPSAPLDAELLLAAALGKSRSYLRTWPEREPSAEQQAAFAAMLERRRAGEPVAYILGQQGFWSLDLEVAPHTLIPRPDTELLVETALALLPTTPLRALDLGTGTGAIALALASERPGWRVTGVDRVLDAVALAERNRQRLQLNNAEFRPSQWFSALAGQRYRLIVSNPPYIAADDRHLGEGDVRFEPASALVSGADGLDDIRQIISAAPAYLDAGGWLLLEHGYDQAEAVRALLAAAGFVAVESRRDLGGHQRISLGQWPA; translated from the coding sequence GTGGTGACGATCCAATCCCTGCTCGATAGCGCCGATCTGCCTGACTCGCCCAGTGCGCCGCTGGACGCCGAGCTGCTGCTGGCTGCCGCTCTGGGCAAGTCGCGCAGCTACCTGCGCACCTGGCCGGAGCGTGAGCCGAGTGCCGAGCAGCAGGCTGCTTTCGCCGCCATGCTCGAACGCCGCCGTGCGGGCGAGCCGGTGGCCTATATCCTCGGCCAGCAGGGCTTCTGGAGCCTCGACCTGGAAGTAGCTCCGCACACCCTGATTCCCCGCCCGGATACAGAACTGCTGGTGGAAACCGCCCTCGCGCTGCTGCCGACCACACCGCTGCGCGCGCTCGATCTGGGCACCGGCACCGGCGCCATCGCCCTGGCCCTGGCCAGCGAGCGGCCAGGCTGGCGGGTCACCGGTGTGGATCGGGTCCTTGATGCCGTGGCCCTGGCCGAACGCAATCGCCAGCGCCTGCAACTGAACAATGCCGAATTCCGCCCGAGCCAGTGGTTCAGCGCCCTGGCCGGCCAGCGTTACCGATTGATCGTCAGCAACCCACCTTATATCGCCGCCGATGACCGCCACCTGGGCGAGGGCGATGTGCGCTTCGAGCCGGCCAGCGCGCTGGTCTCCGGTGCCGATGGGCTGGACGATATCCGCCAGATCATTAGCGCGGCGCCCGCTTATCTGGACGCCGGCGGCTGGCTGCTGCTGGAACATGGCTATGATCAGGCCGAGGCCGTGCGCGCGCTGCTGGCGGCGGCCGGTTTCGTCGCCGTGGAAAGCCGCCGCGACCTGGGCGGCCACCAACGAATTTCCCTGGGGCAATGGCCAGCATGA
- a CDS encoding molybdopterin-synthase adenylyltransferase MoeB has translation MSLELSDDELLRYSRQILLPQIDIAGQLKLKHSSVLIVGLGGLGSPVALYLAAAGVGELHLADFDTVDLSNLQRQIIHDASQVGVSKVDSALSRLAALNPQIKLLAHRTALDEDSLAAAVAAVDLVLDCSDNFTTREAVNAACVAAGKPLVSGAAIRLQGQLAVFDPRNTASPCYHCLFGHGDDSQLTCSEAGVVGPLVGLVGSLQALEALKLLAGFGEPLVGRLLLIDALDSRFRELRIKRDPACSVCGGRP, from the coding sequence ATGAGCCTGGAACTGAGCGACGACGAACTGCTGCGCTACAGCCGGCAGATCCTTTTGCCGCAGATCGATATCGCCGGGCAGCTGAAGCTCAAGCATAGCAGCGTGCTGATCGTCGGCCTCGGCGGCCTCGGCTCGCCGGTGGCGCTTTACCTGGCCGCGGCCGGGGTTGGCGAGCTGCACCTGGCTGACTTCGATACGGTCGACCTGAGCAACCTGCAGCGGCAGATCATCCACGACGCCAGCCAGGTTGGCGTGAGCAAGGTCGACTCGGCGCTCAGTCGGCTCGCCGCGCTCAATCCGCAGATCAAGCTGCTGGCCCATCGCACTGCACTCGATGAAGACTCCCTGGCTGCCGCCGTGGCGGCCGTCGATCTGGTGCTGGACTGCTCAGACAACTTCACCACCCGCGAGGCGGTGAATGCCGCCTGCGTGGCTGCCGGCAAGCCGCTGGTCAGTGGCGCGGCAATCCGCCTGCAGGGCCAGCTCGCCGTGTTCGATCCGCGCAATACAGCGAGCCCCTGCTACCACTGCCTGTTCGGCCATGGCGACGACAGCCAGCTGACCTGCAGCGAAGCCGGCGTGGTCGGCCCGCTGGTGGGGCTGGTCGGCAGCCTGCAGGCGCTGGAGGCACTCAAGCTGCTGGCCGGTTTCGGTGAACCGCTGGTGGGTCGCCTGCTGCTGATCGATGCCCTCGACTCGCGCTTTCGCGAGCTGCGCATCAAGCGCGACCCGGCCTGCAGCGTGTGTGGCGGGCGGCCATGA
- the murI gene encoding glutamate racemase: MNSNAPVGVFDSGVGGLSVLHEIRARLPDESLLYVADSGHVPYGEKSPEFIRERSQAIAAFLLSQGAKALVLACNTATAAAVAELRERYPDLPIVGMEPAVKPAAAVTRSGVVGVLATTGTLKSAKFAALLDRFAHDVRVVTQPCPGLVEQIEAGELSSPRTRELLQGWVEPLLAEGCDTLILGCTHYPFIKPLLRELVPPNVSLVDTGAAVARRLQQLLDQRELRAAPGSAQPTRLWSSGELAQLQQVLPVLWGEALTAQALPAAGKAEY, encoded by the coding sequence ATGAACAGCAACGCGCCGGTCGGCGTATTCGATTCCGGGGTTGGCGGCCTGTCGGTGCTGCACGAGATCCGCGCGCGCCTGCCGGACGAGTCGCTGCTGTATGTCGCCGACAGCGGCCATGTGCCCTACGGCGAGAAAAGCCCCGAGTTCATCCGCGAGAGAAGCCAGGCGATTGCCGCGTTTCTTCTCAGCCAGGGCGCCAAGGCGCTGGTGCTGGCCTGCAATACCGCCACGGCGGCGGCGGTGGCCGAGTTGCGCGAGCGTTATCCCGACTTGCCCATCGTCGGCATGGAGCCGGCGGTGAAGCCGGCCGCTGCCGTGACCCGCAGCGGCGTGGTTGGCGTGTTGGCCACCACCGGCACGCTGAAAAGCGCCAAGTTCGCCGCCTTGCTCGATCGCTTCGCCCATGATGTGCGAGTGGTCACCCAGCCCTGTCCGGGGCTGGTCGAGCAGATCGAGGCCGGCGAGCTGAGCAGTCCGCGCACCCGTGAGCTGCTGCAGGGCTGGGTCGAACCCTTGCTGGCCGAAGGCTGCGACACCCTCATTCTCGGCTGCACGCACTATCCTTTTATCAAGCCGCTGCTGCGCGAGCTGGTACCGCCGAATGTCAGTCTGGTGGATACGGGCGCGGCGGTGGCGCGGCGCCTGCAGCAACTGCTCGACCAGCGCGAGCTGCGTGCCGCACCGGGTAGCGCGCAACCGACCCGCTTGTGGTCGAGCGGCGAACTGGCGCAACTGCAACAGGTATTGCCGGTGCTGTGGGGCGAAGCGCTCACCGCGCAGGCACTGCCAGCGGCCGGCAAAGCTGAGTATTAA
- a CDS encoding acyloxyacyl hydrolase: MKKILSLAAVAALGLSSLSAQAVDFTAAVGQSGDSNMVYHLGAQWNWDKSWMQSDVGRLTGYWDAGYTYWDGDETSSNHSLSFTPVFVYEFAGETVRPYIEAGIGVAFFENTEVEDNDLGSSFQFEDRLGVGLRFSGQEVGIRAVHYSNAGLEQPNDGVEAYTLHYRLSF, from the coding sequence ATGAAGAAGATCCTTTCCTTGGCTGCCGTCGCAGCCCTTGGCCTGAGCAGCCTTTCTGCCCAGGCAGTCGATTTCACTGCCGCTGTTGGCCAGAGCGGCGACTCCAACATGGTCTATCACCTGGGTGCCCAGTGGAACTGGGACAAGAGCTGGATGCAGAGCGATGTCGGTCGCCTGACCGGCTATTGGGATGCCGGTTACACCTACTGGGACGGCGATGAAACTTCGAGCAACCACAGCCTGTCCTTCACCCCGGTATTCGTCTACGAGTTCGCTGGTGAAACGGTCAGGCCCTATATCGAAGCCGGTATCGGTGTGGCCTTTTTCGAGAACACCGAAGTGGAAGACAACGACCTCGGCTCCTCCTTCCAGTTCGAGGATCGCCTCGGTGTTGGCCTGCGTTTCTCCGGCCAGGAGGTCGGTATTCGCGCGGTGCACTACTCCAACGCCGGCCTCGAACAGCCGAACGATGGGGTCGAGGCGTACACCCTGCATTACCGCCTGAGCTTCTGA
- a CDS encoding substrate-binding periplasmic protein — protein sequence MLFDVEPYSYEGSDGQPTGIQVDKVRALAEQAGFLPRIELTSFARRDQAIAQGDADMTIGFETEALKKSAFKLGPIMTVNSILLLRHGLQPSVLEDLDQLRVGRIRGGCADLRPNGQAFQAFHDFNNYVSGLSMLQSARLDVVCGTEDAIRFGAQQAGVDLAAHRSMVLTANREVWIFVARQVPEAVRRRIEQALNALPAPVKPQR from the coding sequence GTGCTGTTCGATGTGGAGCCATACAGCTACGAGGGCAGTGATGGGCAACCCACCGGTATCCAGGTCGACAAGGTCCGCGCCCTGGCCGAACAGGCTGGTTTTTTACCGCGTATCGAGCTGACCTCCTTTGCTCGGCGTGACCAGGCGATTGCCCAGGGCGATGCCGATATGACCATCGGCTTCGAGACCGAGGCACTGAAGAAATCGGCTTTCAAGCTGGGGCCGATCATGACGGTCAATTCCATTCTGTTGCTGCGCCACGGCCTGCAGCCATCAGTGCTGGAAGACTTGGATCAGCTGCGGGTGGGGCGTATTCGCGGGGGCTGCGCCGACCTGCGACCCAACGGTCAGGCATTCCAGGCTTTCCATGACTTCAACAACTACGTCAGTGGTTTGAGCATGCTGCAAAGTGCTCGTCTGGATGTGGTCTGTGGCACTGAAGATGCCATCCGCTTCGGTGCGCAGCAGGCCGGGGTTGATCTGGCCGCTCACCGCAGCATGGTGCTGACGGCCAATCGCGAGGTCTGGATATTTGTCGCCAGGCAGGTGCCCGAGGCGGTGCGGCGGCGTATCGAACAGGCGCTGAACGCGCTGCCTGCACCGGTGAAGCCTCAGCGGTAG
- a CDS encoding YkgJ family cysteine cluster protein, producing MSQIPLTQLPEKSSISCSNCAACCCQLEVMLITDTGVPQRFIDTDDWGGEVMRRLDDGWCAALDRDSMRCTIYELRPLICREFEMGSPECVDERREMGAIYR from the coding sequence ATGAGTCAGATCCCCCTCACCCAACTCCCCGAAAAATCCAGCATCAGCTGCTCCAACTGCGCCGCCTGCTGCTGCCAGCTGGAGGTCATGCTGATCACCGATACCGGCGTGCCGCAGCGCTTCATCGACACCGATGACTGGGGCGGCGAAGTCATGCGCCGTCTGGACGATGGCTGGTGCGCGGCGCTGGATCGCGACAGCATGCGCTGCACCATCTACGAACTGCGCCCGCTGATCTGCCGCGAGTTTGAAATGGGCTCCCCCGAGTGTGTCGACGAGCGCCGCGAGATGGGCGCCATCTACCGCTGA
- a CDS encoding GIY-YIG nuclease family protein: MAQNPFYVYALKDPRSNPAKPFYIGKGTGNRAWEHQLKIDDSEKGSVIQAIKTAGLSVIHTIISDNLTEHQALKIEAELISAFGIRSQGGLLTNRVKPNPETINKKVKLNIPDGCYEKAQMALELLKSATMELAKANPDGISNSDAAKYLGLQSDYGGGSKDYLSYSIIGLLMKEGRLTRNIRKKHIATGE; encoded by the coding sequence ATGGCTCAAAACCCGTTCTACGTTTATGCACTTAAAGACCCCCGCTCTAACCCTGCAAAACCCTTCTACATCGGGAAAGGCACAGGCAACCGTGCTTGGGAGCACCAGCTAAAGATCGATGACTCCGAGAAGGGGAGCGTCATTCAAGCAATCAAAACTGCTGGCCTTTCTGTCATCCACACCATCATTTCCGACAATCTAACTGAACACCAAGCCTTGAAGATCGAGGCCGAATTAATCTCAGCATTCGGCATCCGGTCCCAAGGCGGCTTACTGACGAATAGGGTCAAGCCAAATCCAGAAACCATTAACAAGAAGGTCAAACTCAATATTCCTGATGGCTGTTATGAGAAAGCGCAAATGGCACTTGAGCTCCTCAAGTCGGCCACGATGGAGCTAGCCAAGGCAAATCCAGACGGCATTTCTAACTCAGATGCAGCCAAGTATCTCGGCCTCCAATCGGATTACGGGGGCGGCTCAAAGGATTACCTCAGTTACAGCATCATCGGTCTTCTGATGAAAGAAGGCCGACTCACAAGAAATATCCGCAAGAAGCACATAGCAACTGGCGAGTGA